The nucleotide sequence TATTTCGTCTTTTTCTTCAATGACAGGTTTTTCTTCTTCTAATTGAGCATTTCTCAATACTCTGGAAACCACCAGCATTGCATTTTCCCTCCTCTTACGTGGAGTCTCTGAAGTAAACTTGTTAGAACTCAGATCAGTGAGTGAATCAAGATAGACTTTATCCTCTCCATCATTTAGCATTATGTACGTAAGCCGATCAGGATCAAAATGAAGGTCATAGCTAATAATGCTTTTATCAAAATTTGTAATTTGAGTGGTTAAGGAATCGAAGAGATTGTATCTATAAAGGTTTGAGATACCTTGTTGGTCACTTAGATAATAGATTTCATTCAAGTTCTTCGCATAAGGTTTTCTATCCTCTCCATATGAGTTTGTCAGGCGAAAAAACTGAGTTGATGTTGTATCAAGATCATAAACAAATAAATTAAAATTTTCATCTAAGGTTTCCAAAGGGACATCAGAAACACTCACAGAGTCACTTACGCGATTAGAGCTAAATACGATAGCAGCTGTTCCAGGAACAAATATTGGATCAAGATCATCGTATACATCGCGTGTTATTCTTCGAAGCGCATTTCTATTCATGGCAATTAAAAACACATCATTTTGACCATCAATATCTCCAGAAATCACAGCAAGTCTTCCGTTATCATTAAATGAAAAACTTTCGATTTGACGAAATCGATTTAAAGGCTTTTGACCCTTCTGTCCATTCTCAAGATTAAAAGTATTTAAATAGAGGAATCCTCTTTTAAAGAGAATTACGCCCAATGTGTATTCATCTTGCCAGTCTAGTAGCGGCAAATGATCATCTACATCCTGGCCATTAATTCGATACCCTCCACTTGTTATTTTATTGGTTCTACCTGATTCTAAATCAGTTACGAAAACCTGATACTTGCCATTTTTTAGTAGAGCGTAGGCCACCTTATCAGCGTCTTTATTGAAACTAATACTACTTTCAATGAGATCCTTCGAATTTTGAATGTCCCTGAGCAACCTCTCTTCACCAGATGGAACATAGTTTTCTTCTACTTCAAGTCTCTGCAGAAGGTAATAATTTTTCCAGTCATCTAGAAAGGTTTTAAATGAAACGCCAAGTGTATTTGCGATACTATTCTCTTCTTTTCTAATTATTCGTGTGAGGTTAAGAATATTTGAAATATTGCTTTCTCCATATTTTACTGCGATATAATTCCAGATACTCTGCCCGACAACTGAGGCAGATTCACCCTCTATTCTCTTTAGTTTTTTAATTTTCTTTTGACTCATATAGTCACGGAGATAATCATCCATCTCTCTAGACCAACCATAAGCGATATATCTTGCCGCACCATCAATGAACCATGATGGTAGTGTTAATAGGAAGCTATTTTGAAATGCTTCAGCAAGACTGCCACCAAACATCATGTCTTGAATCAATGTAGCAGAGAGCTGGTACATTAAATCTTCCTTGAATCTATGCGCCTGACCAGGGTAAGCAACTTCGAGCTGCAATTTGACGAAATCAGTTCTACCTCCAATAGTATAGACAGCACCATCTATACCTACATTGCTTTGTTGGAGGTCATGAATTGAGTTATAGATAAAAATTTTGGTTTTGCTGTAGGGTGCGTATCCAAGCTTGTCGGTCAGCTCGACAAACTCATCTTCTAGAAAATCAATAGCTTCAAGAGCATACTCCTGACCGCCTGGGTAATAATAGATATCAAAATTACTGGTGCTGTAATAGTACCAATCAAAGTTTTTGTATTGGATTCTATTTTGCCCAAAAGGAGTAGTGTAATGCTGCGCAAAGGCAACATTCACAAGAAAAAAGAATGGAATAGTATATTTAATTAACTCTTTGAACATGTACTTCTTGATCTATCTCATCCCTGTGTGTCAAAACATCGACGAAGTGTTTTGCAAAATATGGTGCTAAAGAAACACCTTTCGTGCCAAAACCATTAAAAATACCCAATGTTTTATACTTTTTATGCAAACCAATATACGGTTTTCGATCGTGTGTAGCTGGTCTGACACCTGCTTGTTTGTCAATGATCCTAAAATCTCCTTTAAAAATTTTCTTTAACCGTTCTTCAAGAGATTTTATCCCCGATTCCTGAGGTTCAAAAGTAAGATTCTTATGATCGTAAGTAGCTCCTATAGTTATTCGATCTTTCTTGGGGATCATAAAAACCCCTTGATTGATAATAAAATCACTTTTAAAATCACATTCGATATCAATAATTTCTCCCCTCACAGGCCTAAAAGGCAAATCCCAAAATTGATTTTCAGGTAATGATCCTTCACAAAAAATAATTTTTTTAGCTTCGAACGAATCGTACAGTGCTGTATTCGAATTTAACTTCATCTTATCATAATCAAACACCTCACTAAGGTATGCTCCCTTATTGAGAAGGAAAGTCTTCATCGCACTTAGCATTACGGGGATATTTACATAACCGGATTTGTTCAAAATTATTCCACCAAGAGGGTCAATAATATCATCATACCCAATACTTTGTTCCTTAAACTCCTTTAAGTATTCTAAATAGCCTTCATCGGATGCTTTTCCATTCCAATCATTTTGATCTTCTACTGCTTTAAAAGGACGATAGATCGGGATAGGGTGAAGAAATTTTGCTCTGATTTTTTTTTCTAGATGAGAATAATCAAACTCTAGATTAGAAAATAGTGCATCAGCCTTCCAGGTTTTTACCATGTTCCGCCCTGTGATTGGGTTATAAATACCAGCTGCTTTTTTAGAAGATGTTTCTTCAATGTTTCTATCAAAAACCATGACTGATAAATCTCTTTTTAGAAATTCAAATGCCAACCATGAACCGGCGAGCCCTTGTCCAACGATGATATAATCTATCTTAATTTTTCCCACTTTACTTTTGTCCCCTCAAAGGCATAAAGCTAATCAGATGAAGATAAAATCTTTTGTGTTCAATCCGTTCTATGAGAATACTTACATACTGTCCTCCGAAAGAGGGAATTGCCTAATCTTTGATCCGGGATGCTACGAAGATTATGAGGTAGAGGAGTTGAAAGAATACATTCATATGAATGATTTAAAAGTTCAATCTATAATTAATACACATTGCCATATAGATCATGTGTTGGGAAATGATTTGCTAAAAGTTGCTTACAAAGTGCCCTTGAAAATCCCTAAGAATGAAAAAGAAGTTTTTGATTCTGTTCCAGCATACGCTCCACAATGGGGCATGGCAGGATATAGACACGCTGAGATAGATGAATACCTCAATGAAGGAGAAGTTTTATCATTGGACGAAGTTCAAATGAGAATGATAGAAGTCCCTGGGCATTCGCCAGGTCATTTGGTCTTCTACATAGAAGATCAAAAAGTAATGATTGGGGGAGATGTTCTTTTTAGAGAAAGTATTGGACGAACAGATTTACCAGGGGGCAATCATGATGATTTGCTTAAAAATATTCAAGAAAAGGTGTACACACTTCCTGAGGATGTCGAAGTTTTACCTGGACATGGACCTTCTACTACTATAGGTCACGAAAAACAATTTAACCCCTTTGTAAAAGGATGATGAAGCATCTTCCCAACTTCCTTACATGCATGAATTTGGCAATTGGATGTGTAGGAATTTATTTCACACTTTCAAGCCAAAAACCGGAAGCATTTTACTTTGTCGTTTTGGCAGGATTATTCGATTTTCTGGATGGTTTTGCTGCACGATTACTCAAAGTACAATCTGAAATTGGAAAGCAATTGGATTCATTGTCTGATTTGGTTTCATTTGGATTGTTGCCATCTTTTTTCATGCTTCAATGGATGAAAGACTTAACGCCTTTTTATTGGATAGCCATTGTGATAGCCATCTTCTCGGCATTACGCTTAGCTATGTTTAATGTGGACGATTCCCAAACAAATA is from Marinobacter alexandrii and encodes:
- a CDS encoding FAD-dependent oxidoreductase, with amino-acid sequence MGKIKIDYIIVGQGLAGSWLAFEFLKRDLSVMVFDRNIEETSSKKAAGIYNPITGRNMVKTWKADALFSNLEFDYSHLEKKIRAKFLHPIPIYRPFKAVEDQNDWNGKASDEGYLEYLKEFKEQSIGYDDIIDPLGGIILNKSGYVNIPVMLSAMKTFLLNKGAYLSEVFDYDKMKLNSNTALYDSFEAKKIIFCEGSLPENQFWDLPFRPVRGEIIDIECDFKSDFIINQGVFMIPKKDRITIGATYDHKNLTFEPQESGIKSLEERLKKIFKGDFRIIDKQAGVRPATHDRKPYIGLHKKYKTLGIFNGFGTKGVSLAPYFAKHFVDVLTHRDEIDQEVHVQRVN
- a CDS encoding MBL fold metallo-hydrolase, translating into MKIKSFVFNPFYENTYILSSERGNCLIFDPGCYEDYEVEELKEYIHMNDLKVQSIINTHCHIDHVLGNDLLKVAYKVPLKIPKNEKEVFDSVPAYAPQWGMAGYRHAEIDEYLNEGEVLSLDEVQMRMIEVPGHSPGHLVFYIEDQKVMIGGDVLFRESIGRTDLPGGNHDDLLKNIQEKVYTLPEDVEVLPGHGPSTTIGHEKQFNPFVKG
- the pssA gene encoding CDP-diacylglycerol--serine O-phosphatidyltransferase; translation: MMKHLPNFLTCMNLAIGCVGIYFTLSSQKPEAFYFVVLAGLFDFLDGFAARLLKVQSEIGKQLDSLSDLVSFGLLPSFFMLQWMKDLTPFYWIAIVIAIFSALRLAMFNVDDSQTNNFKGLPTPANAIMITSLVFVPFELYEYTLMSLCIFSAILLVSPIRLIALKFSSKKWKGNEPRWILIGGIVLLLVVFQWAFIPFLIPFYIVVSVISFVINNKAENF